One window of Curtobacterium sp. 458 genomic DNA carries:
- a CDS encoding Rid family hydrolase: MPKTAVVTDNAPKPAGPYSQGIVANGFLYTAGFGPQDPATGAMADDVAGQTAQVLANVAAVLAEHGATLDDVVKSTVHLEHSDRDFAAFNEEYAKHFTQPYPVRTTVQSHLAGILVEIDVVAVLPSA, translated from the coding sequence ATGCCGAAGACCGCCGTCGTCACCGACAACGCGCCGAAGCCCGCCGGACCCTACAGCCAGGGCATCGTCGCGAACGGCTTCCTCTACACCGCCGGGTTCGGCCCGCAGGACCCCGCGACCGGTGCGATGGCCGACGACGTCGCCGGACAGACCGCGCAGGTGCTCGCGAACGTCGCGGCGGTCCTCGCCGAGCACGGGGCCACCCTCGACGACGTCGTGAAGTCGACCGTGCACCTCGAGCACTCCGACCGCGACTTCGCGGCGTTCAACGAGGAGTACGCGAAGCACTTCACGCAGCCGTACCCGGTCCGCACGACGGTCCAGTCGCACCTCGCGGGCATCCTCGTCGAGATCGACGTCGTGGCGGTCCTGCCCTCCGCCTGA
- a CDS encoding amidohydrolase family protein gives MTAPVFLAGGSIVGDDGRFHRRDVLVADGRVTEVGERLRVPADAAVIDCSDRVVMPGFVDAHSHAGSLVFDERVQLALLRQGVTTIVTGQDGVGPAPGDGSYAARYFASIDGPHPTYRGDGIAGLLATYDGTTPLNVATLVPAGTVRYEVMGDDDGPADDEQLDAMRALVRQGTADGAVGLATGLDYVPGLHASTEEIAALVAESAAVRGRYVTHMRGGYESNVAAGIDEIVRICRAVGGSAHVSHLHAPVRLALDELDRAAANGVSLSFDAYPYSRGCTILSMLLLPAELARPGTDDLARALAADGGRARVRGAVLDRVLGRADLGSDWAEQITLSHVPAAEFHALQGRTLADAAEATGTDPVDLALDVLVDSELQVTVVMRVPRPRTSTELAELYRYGGHTGGSDGIFVGTHPHPRAYGTFARYLGEYARTGLLSWWEVQEHLSTLPAELFQLDRRGAVAPGWTADLVVVDPERVAARSTYAEPMLLAEGIDDVLVAGVPVLRDGALTGATPGAGLRRTPFRHPARTTAS, from the coding sequence ATGACGGCGCCGGTGTTCCTCGCCGGCGGGTCGATCGTCGGCGACGACGGCCGGTTCCACCGCCGGGACGTCCTCGTCGCGGACGGCCGGGTCACCGAGGTCGGCGAACGGCTCCGTGTCCCCGCCGACGCAGCGGTGATCGACTGCTCCGACCGGGTCGTCATGCCGGGCTTCGTCGACGCGCACTCGCACGCGGGGTCCCTCGTGTTCGACGAGCGCGTGCAGCTCGCGCTCCTGCGCCAGGGCGTCACGACGATCGTCACCGGGCAGGACGGCGTCGGGCCGGCACCGGGCGACGGCTCGTACGCGGCCCGGTACTTCGCCTCGATCGACGGCCCGCACCCGACCTACCGCGGCGACGGGATCGCCGGGCTGCTCGCCACCTACGACGGTACGACGCCGCTCAACGTCGCGACGCTCGTGCCCGCCGGGACCGTCCGGTACGAGGTGATGGGCGACGACGACGGCCCCGCCGACGACGAGCAGCTCGACGCCATGCGCGCGCTCGTGCGACAGGGAACGGCGGACGGGGCGGTGGGCCTCGCGACCGGGCTCGACTACGTCCCCGGCCTGCACGCCTCGACCGAGGAGATCGCCGCCCTCGTAGCCGAGTCCGCCGCCGTCCGGGGCCGCTACGTGACGCACATGCGCGGTGGCTACGAGTCGAACGTCGCCGCGGGCATCGACGAGATCGTCCGCATCTGCCGCGCGGTCGGCGGCTCCGCACACGTGTCGCACCTGCACGCCCCCGTCCGGCTCGCCCTCGACGAACTCGACCGGGCCGCAGCGAACGGGGTGTCCCTGTCGTTCGACGCCTACCCCTACTCGCGCGGCTGCACGATCCTGTCGATGCTGCTCCTGCCCGCGGAGCTCGCCCGCCCGGGCACCGACGACCTCGCCCGGGCGCTGGCGGCCGACGGCGGTCGTGCGCGGGTCCGGGGCGCGGTGCTCGACCGGGTGCTCGGACGCGCGGACCTCGGCTCGGACTGGGCGGAGCAGATCACCCTGTCGCACGTGCCGGCCGCCGAGTTCCACGCGCTGCAGGGCCGGACCCTCGCGGACGCGGCGGAGGCCACCGGGACCGACCCGGTCGACCTCGCGCTCGACGTGCTCGTCGACTCGGAGCTGCAGGTGACCGTCGTGATGCGGGTACCCCGCCCGCGGACGTCGACCGAGCTGGCGGAGCTGTACCGGTACGGCGGCCACACCGGCGGCTCGGACGGCATCTTCGTCGGGACGCACCCGCACCCGCGGGCGTACGGCACGTTCGCCCGGTACCTCGGCGAGTACGCCCGGACCGGCCTGCTCTCGTGGTGGGAGGTCCAGGAGCACCTGTCGACGCTGCCCGCAGAGCTCTTCCAGTTGGACCGCCGCGGTGCCGTCGCGCCGGGCTGGACCGCTGACCTCGTGGTCGTGGACCCCGAGCGGGTCGCTGCGCGGTCGACGTACGCCGAGCCGATGCTGCTCGCCGAGGGCATCGACGACGTCCTCGTCGCGGGCGTCCCCGTGCTCCGGGACGGCGCGCTCACGGGGGCGACCCCGGGCGCGGGACTGCGACGGACGCCGTTCCGTCATCCCGCCCGGACGACCGCGTCCTGA